A genomic segment from Peribacillus sp. ACCC06369 encodes:
- a CDS encoding ABC transporter substrate-binding protein: MKKLKVIFVFMLLMITVLTGCNKGDSTVSSSGGKGKSENVVNIGFSGPLSGAAALYGKRTLNGVEMAVNEINDAGGFEVDGKKYTLNLVSLDDKYLPNETGANAKRLIQEHDTPIIFTPHSGGVLALQVFNEQEEFIIGAYTSEPTVTESGNSLTVRIPPNYEGYIEPFTTYAMENFGKKIAALPTSSQYGKDWTEAVLPHWEKQGGKVVYNSSIDFAKETDFFTIVTNALKKDPDVLFIGGASEPTAKVAKQARELGFKGGFIIMDQAKLDQMKPIAGSYETLEGSIGVLPLMDSDEEAVPAFVEKYQKNYKEDPSSEVGLNYIAMYAFVEAMKSAGSVDDAKAIRKHMQDGLSNIGPDQKIYDIPSIDENGGFASTIVVGAVEDGKVVPVR; the protein is encoded by the coding sequence ATGAAAAAATTGAAAGTAATATTTGTCTTCATGCTGCTAATGATCACTGTTTTGACTGGGTGCAATAAAGGGGATAGCACTGTGTCTAGTAGTGGCGGTAAAGGTAAAAGTGAAAATGTCGTTAACATTGGTTTTAGCGGTCCATTAAGCGGGGCAGCAGCGCTATATGGGAAAAGGACATTGAATGGTGTCGAAATGGCCGTCAATGAAATTAACGATGCTGGTGGTTTTGAAGTGGATGGTAAGAAATACACATTGAATTTGGTATCATTGGATGATAAATACTTACCAAATGAAACAGGTGCGAATGCAAAACGGCTAATTCAGGAACATGATACGCCGATCATTTTCACGCCTCATAGCGGAGGTGTGTTGGCACTGCAGGTTTTTAATGAACAAGAGGAATTCATCATTGGTGCTTATACGAGTGAACCGACAGTGACCGAGAGTGGAAATTCATTAACCGTTCGAATTCCGCCGAATTACGAAGGGTATATCGAACCTTTTACAACTTACGCAATGGAAAATTTCGGCAAGAAAATAGCCGCTTTACCTACTTCCTCCCAATATGGTAAAGACTGGACGGAAGCCGTTCTCCCACATTGGGAAAAGCAAGGCGGTAAAGTCGTTTATAATTCGTCGATCGATTTCGCCAAAGAAACCGATTTCTTCACGATCGTTACCAATGCCTTGAAAAAAGACCCTGATGTTCTATTTATCGGTGGTGCTTCGGAACCTACGGCAAAAGTAGCGAAGCAAGCTCGGGAGCTAGGGTTTAAAGGCGGTTTCATCATAATGGATCAAGCAAAGCTAGATCAAATGAAGCCGATTGCCGGTTCATATGAAACATTGGAAGGCTCGATTGGCGTTCTTCCACTGATGGATTCGGATGAAGAAGCAGTTCCCGCTTTCGTTGAGAAATATCAAAAGAACTATAAGGAAGATCCAAGTTCCGAAGTAGGTTTGAATTATATCGCCATGTATGCCTTTGTTGAAGCTATGAAATCTGCAGGCAGTGTGGATGATGCGAAGGCTATCCGTAAACATATGCAGGATGGTCTTTCAAATATAGGGCCAGATCAAAAAATATATGATATTCCCTCAATTGATGAAAATGGAGGATTTGCATCAACTATTGTCGTCGGCGCTGTCGAAGACGGGAAAGTTGTCCCCGTCCGTTAA
- the murQ gene encoding N-acetylmuramic acid 6-phosphate etherase, translating into MEEHLRSLTTELRNEGTMNIDSVNTMEIISAINKEDSKVAAAVQEVLPEIKTVVEWAYESLKKGGRLIYIGAGTSGRLGVLDAVECPPTFSTPPDRVLGIIAGGEKAFVRAVEGAEDKEEFGESDLIDVNLTANDTVIGIAASGRTPYVRGALRYARKVGAKAVALSCNKNASITEAADIGIEVVVGPEVLTGSTRMKAATAHKMVLNMISTATMIRLGKVYENLMVDVNVSNQKLKDRAIGIIETVTNADYDQALNTLEKANNQVKPAIVMIKSATDYQKAIELLEKADGDVRKAISIHKD; encoded by the coding sequence ATGGAAGAACATCTGCGTTCGTTAACGACTGAATTACGGAACGAAGGGACGATGAATATCGATAGTGTAAATACGATGGAAATCATTTCAGCAATCAATAAAGAAGATTCAAAGGTGGCAGCAGCGGTACAGGAGGTTTTGCCAGAAATAAAAACGGTAGTTGAATGGGCTTACGAATCGTTAAAAAAAGGTGGGAGACTCATATACATCGGAGCAGGAACGAGCGGAAGACTCGGTGTTCTGGATGCCGTGGAATGTCCACCTACTTTCAGTACCCCGCCTGATAGGGTGCTGGGAATTATTGCAGGAGGGGAAAAGGCATTTGTTCGGGCTGTTGAAGGAGCGGAGGATAAAGAAGAGTTTGGGGAATCTGATTTAATTGACGTGAACCTTACAGCAAATGATACGGTAATAGGCATTGCGGCAAGCGGCCGTACCCCTTATGTGAGGGGCGCTTTACGTTATGCAAGGAAAGTTGGGGCTAAAGCGGTGGCTTTATCATGCAATAAAAACGCGAGCATCACAGAAGCAGCTGATATAGGGATTGAAGTGGTGGTCGGACCGGAAGTGTTAACGGGATCCACGAGAATGAAAGCGGCAACCGCACATAAAATGGTACTCAATATGATTTCAACAGCAACCATGATCCGCTTGGGAAAAGTCTATGAAAATCTGATGGTTGATGTAAATGTCAGTAATCAAAAACTGAAGGACCGTGCGATAGGCATCATAGAAACTGTAACGAATGCTGACTATGATCAAGCTTTGAATACGCTTGAAAAGGCAAATAATCAAGTTAAACCAGCGATTGTCATGATAAAATCGGCAACAGATTATCAAAAAGCAATCGAGTTACTGGAAAAGGCTGATGGAGATGTCAGAAAAGCCATCTCGATCCATAAAGATTAA
- a CDS encoding MurR/RpiR family transcriptional regulator: MATGGLSIIQTMLSKLPQSEQKLAEYILQNPHEVVNSTVQELSTSAQTSGAAVIRLCKSLGIKGFQDLKIRIAGDLMKTVEQGYRDIEPSESLYRIVEKTTSNSIQTIRDTSEIIDHDNLKQAITLMLNAKTVHFCGVGASNIVAADAQQKLLRINKGATAFTDMHLVATLIANADENDIVFAISFSGETPEVVNILKLAKERGVKTIGLTHFGQTTVSSLCDATLYTSFSNEAPFRSAATSSRLAQLYMIDILFLGMASEQYEETVQYIDNTRSAIKSMTDRYK; encoded by the coding sequence ATGGCTACAGGAGGATTATCCATCATACAGACGATGTTGAGCAAGCTGCCGCAATCAGAACAAAAACTAGCAGAATATATTCTACAGAATCCTCATGAAGTTGTGAACAGCACTGTACAGGAATTGAGTACGTCTGCCCAAACCAGCGGGGCTGCTGTTATTAGGTTGTGTAAATCGCTTGGAATAAAGGGGTTTCAAGATCTGAAAATAAGGATAGCTGGAGATTTGATGAAGACTGTAGAACAGGGTTACCGGGATATCGAGCCTTCCGAATCACTGTATCGGATTGTTGAGAAAACGACGAGTAATTCGATTCAGACCATTCGGGACACATCTGAAATAATCGATCATGATAATCTCAAACAGGCTATAACGCTGATGCTGAACGCTAAAACCGTCCACTTTTGCGGAGTGGGTGCTTCGAATATAGTTGCTGCAGATGCTCAGCAAAAATTACTTCGCATCAATAAAGGGGCAACTGCTTTTACAGATATGCATTTAGTTGCAACCCTGATTGCAAATGCAGATGAAAATGACATCGTTTTTGCCATTTCATTCTCAGGGGAAACACCTGAAGTTGTCAATATACTGAAGCTTGCTAAAGAACGTGGGGTCAAGACGATCGGGCTTACTCATTTTGGCCAAACAACGGTGTCTTCTTTATGTGATGCGACACTGTATACATCCTTTTCGAATGAAGCACCGTTTCGAAGTGCAGCAACATCCTCACGATTGGCGCAGTTATATATGATTGACATTTTGTTTTTGGGGATGGCTTCAGAGCAATATGAAGAAACTGTCCAATATATTGATAACACCAGGTCCGCAATCAAATCGATGACGGATCGATATAAATGA
- a CDS encoding PTS transporter subunit EIIC yields MGKGDKYASLAEEILGKLGGASNVADAAHCMTRLRVMPIDRSKVNMDDIKNTDGVLGVIEEETIQIVLGPGVVNKVHTEFEKLLESSGGLDLKEVASKNKSENDRKNAKPFKLFLRRIASIFIPLIPALVASGLITGITKAIVQAGWLAAESQLAIILTVIGSGLFAYLGILVGTNAAKEYGGSPALGAVAGILVINPAVGDISLFGENLLPGRGGLIGVLFAAIFIALVEKQVRKFIPQSLDIILTPTIALLITGIVTYIVFMPVGGFLSDAITTGLLNILDIGGVVAGFVLGAAFLPLVITGLHQGLTPVHLELINSIGDDPLLPILAMGGAGQVGAAFAIYMKTKKASLKRAIGGGLPSGMLGIGEPLIFGVTLPLGRPFLTACLGAGVGGAFQAHFGIATSSIGVSGLPLTFLVHPNQIGLFLVGLFISYIAGFVFTYLFGFKDEMAVEFK; encoded by the coding sequence ATGGGTAAGGGGGATAAGTACGCCAGTTTAGCAGAAGAGATATTGGGGAAATTAGGTGGGGCATCGAATGTTGCTGATGCTGCACATTGTATGACCAGACTAAGGGTAATGCCAATCGATCGTTCAAAAGTAAACATGGATGATATAAAAAACACGGACGGCGTTCTTGGCGTCATTGAAGAAGAAACGATCCAAATCGTCCTGGGACCAGGCGTGGTGAACAAGGTTCATACAGAATTTGAAAAGCTTCTGGAGTCTTCCGGCGGTTTGGACTTAAAAGAAGTGGCCTCGAAGAACAAATCCGAGAATGATAGGAAAAACGCCAAACCTTTTAAACTTTTTTTACGCAGGATTGCAAGCATTTTCATCCCCTTAATTCCCGCGTTAGTGGCATCAGGTTTGATTACCGGTATTACAAAAGCGATCGTTCAAGCGGGCTGGCTTGCAGCAGAGTCGCAATTAGCCATCATTTTAACCGTTATCGGGTCAGGGCTCTTTGCCTATTTGGGAATTTTGGTTGGGACCAATGCGGCAAAGGAATACGGCGGATCACCTGCACTTGGTGCAGTAGCGGGTATCTTGGTCATCAATCCGGCAGTCGGCGACATTTCATTGTTCGGTGAAAATTTACTTCCTGGCCGCGGTGGGTTGATAGGAGTCCTTTTTGCTGCTATCTTCATAGCCTTGGTGGAAAAACAGGTCAGGAAATTCATTCCGCAATCACTGGATATCATTTTGACGCCAACCATCGCTTTACTCATTACCGGGATTGTCACTTACATTGTTTTTATGCCGGTAGGAGGGTTTTTATCGGATGCCATTACGACAGGGTTATTGAATATATTGGATATCGGCGGTGTTGTAGCAGGATTCGTGCTTGGTGCGGCATTCCTACCTCTCGTCATTACTGGTTTACATCAAGGTTTAACGCCAGTTCATCTAGAATTGATCAATTCGATTGGAGATGATCCACTGCTACCCATTTTGGCAATGGGAGGTGCAGGGCAAGTAGGAGCGGCATTTGCCATCTATATGAAAACGAAGAAAGCTAGTTTAAAGAGAGCAATCGGCGGGGGTCTTCCTTCAGGGATGCTTGGTATCGGCGAACCGCTTATATTTGGAGTGACGCTGCCACTGGGCCGGCCTTTCTTAACCGCCTGTTTAGGTGCAGGAGTAGGTGGGGCATTCCAAGCTCATTTCGGAATAGCAACGTCGTCAATCGGTGTTTCTGGACTGCCGCTTACCTTTTTAGTGCATCCAAACCAAATCGGTCTGTTCCTCGTAGGGTTGTTTATTTCCTATATAGCAGGATTTGTTTTTACGTATTTGTTTGGATTTAAAGATGAAATGGCAGTAGAATTCAAGTGA
- a CDS encoding MupG family TIM beta-alpha barrel fold protein: MIGISFYLQDPHAEAQIIHAANLGVKRAFTSLHIPEEKGDLVKRMIKLLKLSESYGMEIHADVSLNTLNHLGISKLEDLWPLGIKGIRLDEGFDQEAVTSLSKVFSLSLNASTWNEDELLAVLGSGVEPESLIAWHNFYPRRETGLEEEFFHVQNRMFKKYGISIFAFIPGAGSKRGPLHEGLPTLEKHRLMNPYAAGVELFQQVEGVFVGDQGTENNLLENLITYKSLNILSIRVKSRLLQSGQFKLRPDVSQDVFRLQNTRVTGNVEPSNTVARTLGSITMDNDGYGRYRGEVQICRRDLEASHRVNVIGRIIEEDIPLLSLLKPGQTIKLIIE; this comes from the coding sequence GTGATTGGAATCTCTTTTTATTTACAGGATCCACATGCAGAAGCACAAATTATCCATGCCGCCAACCTAGGAGTGAAGAGGGCATTTACCTCGCTTCATATTCCTGAAGAAAAGGGTGACCTCGTAAAGAGGATGATCAAGCTTTTAAAGCTTTCAGAGTCCTATGGAATGGAAATCCATGCAGATGTATCATTAAACACGCTTAATCATTTGGGGATTAGCAAACTTGAGGATTTATGGCCATTAGGGATTAAAGGTATTCGCCTTGATGAAGGGTTTGATCAAGAAGCGGTTACATCTTTATCTAAGGTGTTTTCCCTCTCACTGAATGCAAGTACGTGGAATGAAGATGAACTTCTAGCCGTGCTTGGGAGCGGGGTGGAACCGGAAAGTTTGATAGCCTGGCACAACTTTTATCCAAGGCGTGAAACGGGACTTGAGGAAGAATTCTTTCATGTGCAAAATCGTATGTTCAAGAAATACGGCATATCGATTTTTGCTTTCATCCCGGGTGCTGGGAGTAAACGCGGCCCACTGCATGAGGGCCTTCCAACGCTTGAAAAACACAGGTTGATGAATCCATATGCTGCCGGTGTTGAGCTGTTTCAGCAAGTGGAGGGAGTTTTCGTTGGAGATCAAGGAACGGAGAATAATTTGCTTGAGAATCTAATTACCTATAAAAGTCTAAATATTCTATCTATTAGAGTGAAATCCCGACTCTTGCAAAGCGGTCAGTTTAAATTGAGGCCAGATGTTTCTCAAGATGTTTTCCGGCTGCAAAATACCCGAGTCACAGGAAATGTTGAACCGAGTAATACTGTTGCACGCACCCTTGGATCCATAACGATGGACAATGATGGATACGGTCGATATCGGGGAGAGGTTCAAATTTGCAGGAGAGACCTGGAGGCAAGTCATCGGGTCAATGTGATAGGGCGAATTATAGAAGAAGATATTCCCTTGCTGTCCCTTCTAAAGCCTGGTCAAACGATAAAACTTATAATTGAGTGA
- a CDS encoding glycoside hydrolase family 3 protein, giving the protein MIKRICAPAGIALFLVLSSLGGNATAKGSENENEKLVSEIQEIVENMTIDEKVGQMLMPDFRNWQKQGEAKATGFTEMNSEVASIIKKYHLGGVILFAENVVDTEQTVRLTDGLQMASPDLPLFITIDQEGGIVTRLQTGTNLPGNMALGAARNGNYAYQTGEIIGKELSSLGINVNFGPSVDVNNNPGNPVIGVRSFSSDPELVSKLGIQTIKGLQNQNMIATTKHFPGHGDTAVDSHYGLPLVSHDKERLRSIELVPFQKAIDAGVDMMMTAHVQFPAFDDTTYISKNDGQEIMVPATLSHKVITGLLREEMGFDGVVVTDALNMKAIADNFGQEEAVVLALKSGVDIALMPAQVNSLQMEKNITSVFHAVKAAVESGELPLSQVNQSVTRILELKVKRGILNPDNTPIDKKIETALQVVGNEDHLKKERKIAEDAITLLKNEDRTLPFKPKKNDKVLVLAPFDDQVESMSRSILELADKKKIKKVQITGMSFSGKSFTVEVAKLIDESDFVLTGSYVVKNDPAVNDGVIDDSIQDSSKWATAFPRAIMNHANKKDKEFVLMSLRNPYDVANFEEAKAVLAVYGFKGYSNGRYRQPNIPAGISTIFGESKPKGTLPVDIPSVTKPSERIYKFGYGLDIKSGRSIKK; this is encoded by the coding sequence ATGATAAAAAGGATATGTGCCCCTGCTGGAATCGCATTATTCTTGGTTTTATCCAGTCTGGGAGGGAATGCGACAGCAAAGGGATCAGAGAATGAGAATGAAAAATTAGTATCGGAAATTCAAGAAATCGTAGAAAACATGACAATCGATGAAAAAGTCGGTCAAATGCTCATGCCGGATTTTCGCAATTGGCAAAAACAAGGAGAAGCTAAGGCTACAGGGTTTACTGAAATGAACTCAGAAGTTGCAAGCATCATCAAAAAATATCATCTGGGCGGTGTGATTCTGTTTGCTGAAAATGTAGTCGATACCGAACAAACTGTTCGGCTCACGGATGGTTTGCAAATGGCAAGCCCAGACCTTCCGCTGTTCATTACGATTGATCAGGAAGGAGGAATCGTAACTCGCCTTCAAACTGGAACGAACCTTCCTGGTAATATGGCGCTTGGTGCAGCCAGAAATGGAAATTACGCTTATCAAACTGGAGAAATCATTGGAAAGGAACTTTCGTCACTTGGCATAAATGTCAATTTTGGGCCGTCTGTCGATGTCAATAATAATCCCGGAAATCCAGTTATTGGCGTTCGTTCCTTCAGTTCTGATCCAGAACTTGTATCAAAGCTTGGCATTCAGACGATAAAAGGATTGCAAAACCAGAACATGATAGCAACGACCAAGCATTTTCCTGGTCATGGAGATACAGCAGTCGATAGTCATTATGGACTCCCACTTGTCTCTCATGATAAAGAGCGTTTGCGTTCCATAGAGTTGGTTCCTTTCCAAAAGGCCATCGATGCTGGAGTGGATATGATGATGACTGCACATGTTCAATTTCCTGCATTCGATGACACTACGTATATCAGTAAAAATGACGGACAAGAAATTATGGTTCCTGCAACGTTGTCACATAAGGTCATAACCGGTCTTTTACGTGAAGAAATGGGTTTTGACGGTGTTGTGGTCACAGATGCTTTGAATATGAAAGCCATTGCGGACAACTTCGGACAGGAAGAAGCTGTTGTCCTTGCCCTGAAATCGGGTGTTGATATTGCGTTAATGCCTGCACAAGTAAATTCGCTACAAATGGAAAAGAATATAACCTCTGTATTCCATGCAGTGAAGGCAGCAGTGGAAAGCGGCGAACTACCTCTAAGTCAAGTCAATCAATCCGTAACAAGGATACTTGAACTGAAAGTGAAAAGAGGGATATTAAACCCTGATAATACTCCGATCGATAAAAAAATCGAAACCGCGCTTCAAGTGGTCGGGAATGAAGATCATTTAAAAAAAGAAAGGAAAATCGCGGAAGATGCCATCACTCTATTGAAAAATGAAGATAGAACATTGCCTTTCAAACCTAAGAAAAATGATAAAGTTTTAGTTCTTGCCCCTTTTGATGATCAAGTTGAATCCATGTCAAGGAGCATCCTAGAATTAGCTGATAAAAAGAAAATAAAGAAAGTCCAAATAACGGGTATGAGTTTTTCAGGAAAGTCATTTACAGTTGAAGTGGCTAAACTAATCGATGAATCGGATTTTGTCTTAACCGGTTCCTATGTTGTCAAAAACGATCCGGCTGTAAATGATGGAGTGATCGATGATAGCATTCAAGATTCGTCGAAGTGGGCAACAGCCTTCCCAAGAGCGATCATGAACCATGCTAATAAGAAGGATAAAGAATTTGTTTTAATGAGTTTAAGAAACCCGTATGATGTTGCAAACTTTGAAGAAGCGAAAGCGGTTCTTGCTGTTTACGGGTTCAAAGGTTATTCGAATGGGCGTTATAGACAGCCGAATATCCCGGCAGGCATCTCGACCATTTTTGGAGAATCAAAACCTAAAGGCACGTTGCCGGTCGATATACCATCAGTGACTAAGCCCTCTGAAAGGATTTATAAATTTGGATATGGATTAGATATTAAATCAGGAAGATCCATTAAAAAATAG
- a CDS encoding DUF1343 domain-containing protein, which produces MLSFGIVSSKSVTAVKEKKKQKVNPGIEVLLKEEKDVLSGKKVGLITNPTGIDSKLTSIVDLLHDDPDINLTALFGPEHGVRGDAQAGASVEYYIDEKTGLPVYSLYGKTKKPTPEMLKDVEVLVFDIQDVGTRYYTYIYTMAYAMEAAKENDIPFIVLDRPNPQGGESVDGPVLEPEFSSFVGLYPIPLKHGMTVGELSTLFNKEFKIGADLKVIKMKGWKRDMDYDDTGLPFVLPSPNMPTVSTTFVYPATGLIEGTNVSEGRGTTKPFELIGAPYINGDELAGKLNALRLPGVKFRAASFTPMFSKHAGKLSHGVEIYITDREEFKAVPTGLHIIKTIQDLYPGDFEFLAANNFNLLIGNGWVRSRIEEGSSVNEIIKEYQEKQDAFKKVRKNYLLYK; this is translated from the coding sequence ATGCTTTCTTTCGGCATCGTTTCCTCAAAAAGTGTAACCGCTGTTAAAGAGAAGAAAAAACAAAAAGTCAATCCCGGTATTGAAGTCCTTTTAAAAGAAGAAAAGGACGTGTTAAGCGGAAAGAAAGTCGGTTTGATCACGAATCCAACTGGCATCGATTCTAAATTAACCAGCATCGTAGATCTACTTCATGATGATCCGGATATTAATTTGACAGCGTTATTCGGTCCTGAACATGGAGTGCGAGGAGATGCGCAAGCAGGTGCAAGCGTTGAATATTATATTGATGAAAAAACAGGGTTGCCCGTTTATAGCTTATATGGCAAAACGAAAAAACCGACGCCCGAAATGTTAAAAGATGTTGAGGTCCTTGTCTTTGATATCCAGGATGTCGGAACACGCTATTACACGTATATCTACACGATGGCTTATGCAATGGAAGCAGCCAAAGAAAATGATATCCCCTTCATCGTGCTGGACCGGCCGAACCCACAAGGCGGGGAGTCGGTAGATGGACCGGTGCTTGAACCTGAATTCTCATCGTTTGTTGGTTTGTACCCAATACCGCTTAAGCATGGGATGACTGTTGGGGAACTCTCGACTTTGTTCAATAAGGAATTTAAAATTGGTGCAGATCTAAAGGTCATCAAGATGAAAGGCTGGAAGCGAGATATGGATTATGACGATACTGGGCTTCCTTTTGTCTTGCCGTCACCGAATATGCCGACAGTCTCCACTACATTCGTATATCCGGCTACAGGCTTGATCGAGGGAACGAATGTCTCGGAAGGCAGAGGAACGACTAAACCATTCGAGTTGATTGGTGCTCCTTATATAAACGGTGATGAGCTTGCTGGGAAATTAAATGCTCTTCGTTTACCTGGTGTAAAATTCAGGGCAGCCTCTTTTACACCTATGTTTTCAAAGCATGCAGGTAAACTTAGCCACGGAGTGGAAATTTATATAACGGATAGAGAGGAATTCAAGGCTGTCCCTACTGGACTTCACATCATCAAGACCATTCAGGACCTATATCCTGGTGATTTCGAATTCCTTGCAGCCAACAATTTCAATTTATTGATTGGAAATGGCTGGGTAAGGTCCAGAATTGAAGAAGGTTCTTCAGTAAATGAAATTATAAAAGAATATCAAGAAAAGCAGGATGCTTTTAAAAAGGTTCGCAAAAATTACTTACTCTATAAATAA
- the nagE gene encoding N-acetylglucosamine-specific PTS transporter subunit IIBC: protein MKKYLQKIGRSLMLPVAVLPAAAILMGIGYWIDPAGWGAESPLAAFLIKAGSSIIDNMAILFAVGVALGMSKGKDGAAALSGLVAYLVVTTLLSTDSVAMLQGTDVKDVNPAFEKIENAFVGILSGLIAAAMFNRFSKVELPDAFAFFSGKRLVPILTAVAMLLVSLILFFVWPLIYSWLVIFGEGISELGAAGAGLYGFFNRLLIPTGLHHALNSVFWFDVIGLNDIGKFWAGTGIKGTTGMYQAGFFPVMMFGLPAAALAMYHTAKSRKKKQVASLMLAAGFASFFTGVTEPLEFAFMFVAPALFVVHALLTGISLAIAATFQWTAGFGFSAGFIDFVLSSRLPMANEPYMLLLQGLAFAVIYYFLFRFLITRFNLMTPGREDDTEDELDGEGVIAEADNSQGGNNESKFFRMASVIYEGLGGDANVTSVDNCVTRLRVEVENMGAVDQNKIKSTGVAGINIVGPQSIQVIVGTQVQFIADEIEKIRRH from the coding sequence ATGAAAAAATATCTTCAAAAAATTGGACGTTCCTTGATGCTGCCAGTAGCCGTATTACCGGCAGCCGCCATTTTAATGGGGATCGGTTATTGGATAGACCCAGCAGGATGGGGAGCGGAAAGTCCGTTAGCGGCTTTCTTAATCAAAGCAGGGTCTTCCATCATTGACAATATGGCTATCTTGTTTGCTGTTGGAGTGGCGTTGGGGATGTCGAAAGGAAAAGATGGAGCCGCCGCTTTGAGCGGGCTGGTAGCCTATCTAGTCGTAACTACATTGCTTTCCACGGATTCGGTAGCGATGCTGCAGGGAACTGATGTAAAAGATGTAAACCCAGCATTTGAGAAAATAGAAAATGCATTTGTCGGAATCCTCTCGGGTCTAATAGCGGCAGCTATGTTTAATCGGTTCAGTAAGGTCGAACTGCCGGATGCATTCGCTTTCTTTAGCGGTAAACGCCTTGTCCCGATCCTTACTGCGGTTGCCATGTTACTGGTTTCTCTTATATTATTCTTCGTTTGGCCACTCATCTATTCCTGGTTAGTAATATTTGGGGAAGGAATAAGTGAATTAGGTGCTGCTGGAGCAGGACTCTATGGATTCTTCAATCGGCTTTTGATACCAACAGGTTTACATCATGCGTTAAACTCCGTATTCTGGTTTGATGTAATAGGTCTTAACGATATTGGTAAATTCTGGGCTGGAACAGGAATAAAAGGAACCACGGGTATGTATCAAGCCGGATTCTTTCCCGTCATGATGTTCGGTTTACCGGCTGCGGCTCTTGCCATGTACCATACAGCAAAATCACGGAAGAAAAAACAAGTGGCTTCATTAATGCTTGCAGCCGGTTTCGCTTCATTTTTCACAGGCGTCACTGAACCGTTGGAATTTGCTTTCATGTTTGTTGCACCAGCCCTTTTTGTTGTGCATGCCTTATTAACAGGAATATCGTTAGCTATTGCTGCGACATTCCAATGGACAGCAGGGTTCGGTTTTAGTGCAGGATTCATTGACTTTGTTTTAAGTTCAAGATTGCCAATGGCAAATGAACCTTATATGCTACTTCTTCAAGGACTTGCTTTTGCTGTCATCTACTATTTCTTATTCCGATTCTTGATAACAAGGTTCAATTTAATGACTCCCGGCAGAGAAGATGATACAGAAGATGAGCTTGATGGTGAAGGAGTGATTGCGGAGGCGGACAACAGTCAAGGCGGGAATAATGAGAGTAAATTCTTTAGGATGGCTTCTGTTATTTATGAGGGATTAGGCGGAGACGCCAACGTAACATCTGTAGATAACTGCGTTACCCGATTAAGGGTTGAGGTGGAGAATATGGGAGCTGTCGATCAGAATAAAATCAAATCAACAGGGGTTGCTGGAATCAATATCGTGGGTCCCCAAAGCATTCAAGTCATCGTAGGGACACAGGTACAATTCATAGCAGATGAAATTGAAAAGATCCGACGGCATTAG
- a CDS encoding DUF1801 domain-containing protein — protein MYKQKTKETDSSVIEFIENVDNPKKREDAYQLLDVFAKTTGYEAKMWGPSIIGFGIYHYKYESGHEGDAPLVGFSPRKAKISLYFSPGDKKREELLQAFGKHTSGKGCVYINKVADIEIDVLKELINQSVKFLREKYPNNEVK, from the coding sequence ATGTATAAACAAAAAACCAAAGAAACTGACAGTAGTGTCATTGAGTTCATTGAGAACGTCGATAATCCTAAAAAGCGTGAAGATGCATATCAATTATTGGATGTTTTTGCCAAGACGACAGGTTATGAGGCAAAGATGTGGGGACCGAGCATCATTGGATTCGGTATCTATCATTATAAATATGAATCTGGTCACGAAGGCGATGCCCCTCTGGTTGGCTTTTCACCCCGAAAAGCAAAAATCAGTTTATATTTTTCTCCGGGTGACAAAAAAAGGGAAGAATTGTTACAGGCATTTGGAAAACACACTTCTGGAAAAGGGTGTGTGTACATCAATAAAGTGGCAGATATCGAAATTGATGTTTTGAAAGAATTGATTAATCAGTCTGTCAAGTTTTTGAGAGAAAAGTATCCAAACAATGAAGTGAAATAA